A region of Vitis riparia cultivar Riparia Gloire de Montpellier isolate 1030 chromosome 1, EGFV_Vit.rip_1.0, whole genome shotgun sequence DNA encodes the following proteins:
- the LOC117923470 gene encoding photosystem II core complex proteins psbY, chloroplastic, with translation MAATIATMAMLNAKCLSINSPKNLNLSKPTAKPISLLSIQNLPKGLTTLKSSENQNLSTSLAGTAIAGAIFSTLSSCDPALAAQQIAEIADGDNRGLALLLPIIPAIAWVLFNILQPALNQLNKMRSTKGVIIGLGLGGLAASGFMLTPHASAGEIATLADAASSDNRGQLLLFVVTPAILWVLYNILQPALNQLNRMRSE, from the coding sequence ATGGCAGCAACCATAGCGACAATGGCCATGCTCAACGCCAAATGCTTGAGCATCAATTCTCCCAAGAACCTCAACCTCTCCAAGCCAACCGCAAAACCCATCTCCCTCCTCTCCATCCAGAACCTCCCAAAAGGCCTCACCACCCTGAAATCATCCGAGAACCAAAACTTGTCAACTTCCCTAGCAGGTACTGCCATCGCCGGAGCCATCTTCTCGACCTTGAGCTCCTGCGATCCTGCCTTGGCAGCTCAACAAATCGCGGAGATAGCCGACGGCGACAACCGTGGCCTCGCGCTTTTGCTGCCTATAATCCCAGCCATAGCTTGGGTGCTCTTCAACATCCTCCAACCAGCTCTCAACCAGCTCAACAAAATGCGCAGCACCAAGGGGGTCATCATCGGGCTTGGCCTTGGTGGATTGGCGGCATCAGGGTTCATGTTGACGCCCCATGCATCAGCCGGTGAAATTGCCACGCTTGCAGATGCTGCGTCTTCTGATAACCGGGGACAGCTTCTGCTCTTTGTTGTGACTCCAGCTATTCTCTGGGTTCTGTACAATATTCTACAACCGGCTCTGAACCAGCTCAACAGGATGAGATCTGAATGA